From the Pseudorasbora parva isolate DD20220531a chromosome 2, ASM2467924v1, whole genome shotgun sequence genome, the window TTTTCTCGACAATTTTCAGACGTCTCACACACTAAGCTCTCTGGCAAATTAAAGGTTAATATTGTTGCAGTTCCTGGAACCGGACGACACGTGCGTTACATgtggcaataaaaaaataacatgattTGATGTCGAGTGCAAGCGTGGTTGCTCGAATTATAACTAAATACACCTGTTTTTTTTATCTGTAGTACTTCTCGTTTGGTatgaaaaacattttgaaaggTCAAAATAATGTGACGTGGTTGGAGAAGTGACGTCACGGCGCACCGACCATTCTCCGCTCTTTCTGTTTATAAACAGAGAAAGAACAAGGCAGAGGAAAACCCCGGATGATGGACTTTCAAGGGCATGttcaaattaaaattaaaactacaataAGAAATTTGTGTTCTTTCAGGACTAGTTGCAGAATTATGTCTGTTTGTATAATGAATGGGGAAGGACATTTCCTAAGTTATAATGATTTTTGAggaaaatacaataaataactTCTCAGTTATGTTCAGAAATGATATGTGCCTTTGTTAAAAGCTTCCTACCTATTTGGTGGAAGATGCATTGTTATTCGCCTGTGATACCAAGGCTAAGTAATTTCTGGTATTAATTTTACAGagctgtaaaaatgtgtaaataaaCAGACTTTCCCTTCTAAATTTAAAAAGAGaccaattgtttttttgttttgttttttcctaaGAGAAATTTGTTCAAATTATAACAAGAGTTATCTCTTTTCTCCTTctcctgttttttttaaattaacaatATTTATCTGGCAACTTAGTTCAATAAGGTTTAATTTGTTagtgtattaactaacataaactaaaaatGAGCAATAGACTACATTTGCTGcagtatttattcattattgttaatgttagttaaagaaaatccagctgttcaatGTTTcctcatgttagttcacagtgcattaaatCACTTTAACAAATGcgacttttgattttaataatgtattagtaaatgctgaaattaacattaacaaagattaataaatgctgcagAAGTGCAgatcatgttaactaatgtagtaaactaatgaaaccttattataaagtgttaccatttatCCTTGTAATGAGTTCCTCGGACTCGAAAATTTAATTTAGATTGTAATTTTTGTGAAGCAGACATTGAGTCAttggacattttttatttattcaaattttCATACAAATTTTGGGTTGAACTTTATGTTTGGTTTAGTTTGAACCACGTAATAACTGactttgattttatatatatatatatatatatatatatatatatatatatatatatatatatatatatgtatttctCTCTGAATTATGATAGTGAATTTTTGGTTAATAATATTGTGGCTTTGTTCAAATGCTTcttacataaaaatacacagatttaaacaaattaataaataaaataaaataatataaaataataatacttccACACTCTCACTTTTACAGAAAGATTTATTGAGGTTATTTAAATTCTTAAAACTCATGTTCAACAAATGGTTTTGCTTCGATTGGGACCTCTTGGAAGTTGTATTAAGCTGTTATTGAGGCTTGTTTTGCATTTTGTATGTTCATTCAagcaattaaaaatatattttaataccaTCAGTTTACTGCAAACTGTGGTCTACAGATGGCAGCAGTGTGCTTAACATTTATGAACATGAGAAcagtaaaacaaaaatgaataacttttttttttttcaactgtGCAGTTTCACTTGCAAACACAAGGTCTTCACTAGAGCAGCAACTTACATAAAACTGAATAACTAACATCTCATACAATCCAGAAtgcttattaatattaaacacttTTCCAACCATTAAATGCACAGACATTTAATCTTTGTTCTCTTGATAATTTGATCCTTTTATAAattttatgaaatattttacataataaatatatttacttattttacataatattttacataaatatcTACATAAGGTTAAATCCACAGCTGggttatatataattataaggGTATCAATTGACTTAGAATCAAGGTAAGAATCAAGTATCCCAGAGAGCTGTGTAATAAACTGATGTAACGTTTTCAAAATCTTACATGGACTTTGAAAACTTCCTTtgaaaaaacgaaacaaaaaatcCTACCTGGATTATTTTACTAAAAACTTTAACAATATTCCTTTACGGTCTTTGTCATTTTTATGGGATTCTTAAATGTTTTGATTAGGATCAGGCAATGGTTTGCAGAATTTCTAGGTCAAAACCAAAAACTTAGTCTGCTGGGAGATGAGTCAGCACAGGAAGTGGGAAAGAAAAATGCTGTTGATTTCTCAAATTAAACCATGGTCTTGACCCTATAAAATGTGTCCAACAATGCTGAAAAGCATTTTGATTTACTCAGAGTTGCACATGCAACCTCTCACATGTCACAGAAAGAcaagaacatttttaaatatgaaatggGGAAAAAGGCTTTAATGTAAATTGGAGTTACAGCTGGTTACAATACATTCACTGCTGAGGTATTCAGTGATGCAACATCAGCTAAAACATATGTGTATTGtatgaaatgtttattaattcATCCATTTGATATTAATTCAtccattttgcctgtttttgcCAAACGCCTTTTGCGCTTCCTGCTAATAATCCTGATTACCATACATAAGTAAATAACCCATTGAGGAGATCTAATCAATTTATGCTTTATGACGCAGCAAATTAACATAGTGTGTTACTCTTGATACAAATATTAAAGGTAGCTTGAAATCTAAAAAGAGAACAtcatataatattaattaattaaggtTAGTGAAATTAATGCATACTCCATTTTAAATgctgaaaatatattttattttttgtttggttttataATGGTGGTTTTCCAGGGCATGGGCACACAATTAAGCCTGTAAGTGGTGAGAAAACAAATAATCTCTTCCTGTTTAGTTTTCATTACCAACTGAAATGCAAGACACTGGATTAATATCAAGGGCTTTCTGGGTGCAATGAACAGCAAAATGCCCATTTTCACAGAAAATATTTCTCAGATAGGAAACATTTTATGTGGAATAAAATAGTTTTGATGTTATGATATTATGTCTCTTTCCTTGTGAGATCTTGGTATGAACTTCAGCGTGATGGGAACCTTCGGCTGAAAAGCAACATTCAGCTCTAGAGGGATCTGTAaaaaataaagagagagagagaaaacattATTAACTCAAAAAGCAAAGCATAGTCTGTCTGACATACCTCATGTTTACAAACTCTACATAAAGAATATCAATGTGCCAACCTGTGTCTCTTTACATGTCTCCACAGTGAAGTTCTGAAGAAGCTTCACAACAAGAAGTTTCATGATCATTAGGGCAAATCTCATTCCAATGCAATTTCGAGGTCCGAGTCCAAAAGGCATGAAAGCGTACTGGTTAACCTCTGATTTACTGTCTGGGCTGAATCTGCAGAGAAATATTAGTGAGACTTTTAGTTTAGCAGTTCTAGTTTTGAGCTTAAATGTGGTTATAAATCACAAGATTAATATGTGAGAAAAAGTGAAGTGAGAAAAATTGTGGCTGTGAAAGAAATGTTCACATTACCTCTCCGGCCTGAACTCATCAGGAGAATCCCAAAGCTGCGGGTCACGGCATAAAACATATGTAGGAATTCCAACCAGAGTGTCTTTTGGTATTGTCACGCCATTGATCTCCACGGTCTTCTTACAGGACCGCTCCAAGCGCGGGGCCGTGGGAAGGAGACGCATTGATTCGTTGATGGCCATTTCCAAGTAATCCATTTTCATCAATGCATCATATGTGATGGAAgactgaaaaacaaaacatgccCAATTTATGACTTTGTTTTAAACATACTTCCTGTTCCTCATGTAAAACAATTGAACTCTAAATTCTAAAACTGCCTTAAAAATAGTTTCCTAACACCAGGGGTTCTGGCCCTCAAAATACACTTTCCTGCAGAGGTGACCTAAAACCTTGATTAACTTCTTCAGATGTGTTTGATTAGTGTTGGAGCAAAAGGAAAGTGGGCCTTGAGTGCCAGAGTTCAGAACCCTTGCTTTACACAAAACCTGTGAACACAGCAGAAGCCGGTGCGCTTACATCAAGAGGGAAGTTTGTGTCGATCTCCTCAACCAGCTTTTCCAGGCTGTCTGGATTAGTCGCTAGATTATAGAGGAGGAAAGTGAGAGTGGTGCTTGTAGTCTCATAACCTCCAAGGATGAACACGAAGGACTGGGAGAGAATCTCATGGTCTGTTAGTCCTGTTGAAGTCACAAAACAGTATATTTGAAAACAAGTTCATGTGCATTTGAACGTGTTATTTCTGTATCTGTCTCTCAAACCTTTTACTGGTTGTTCACTTGTGGAGTCCTTAGCTTGATCATCAGATATTTGACTCTGGATCATGAGCTTCAGAAAATCTACTCGACCCTGATTAAAAAGACATTGGCACTATTATTGCCAGATCGGCCCAACAGTGAGAATGACTGtatactcttaaaaataaatgttctttattGGACTCAACAGTTCCATATATAACCTTTAACATTCCTAGAACTTTACCACTGCATTCAAGGTATAGTGAAAaagtatagttttttttttttttaaagaactgtTCTCTGGGGAAcccaaaatggttcttctatggcatcactgtgaacaCCCTattggaacctttattttttaagagtgtTGAAAAGTGAAATACTGACATACATCTGATTCCTTGTGCTCGTCCTTAATCTTTCTCAGGACACTGTAGAAAAAATCCATAGACGACCTTGAAAAAAGACTTATACCCAATTTGCTCAAAAGATTTGCAAAAGGGGGAAACAAAACTGAAATAAgaaaattaattcattaattgtTTCTCTTTTCattattccttttttattttctatgTTCATTATACAAACAATGACATACGTATTAGCAGAAAGAGAGGACTGAAGACATTAAACTGGAGAAATTTCTTGATGTTAGTGACGAAAGGATCATCTGCCTTGTTTATGGAGTCCATGTCAACACTAAAGGAGGAGCTGGTGACGACATCCAAACTGTATGGAGCAACAACTCtggaataaatgtttttattttattaaagagGTAACCACATGTAATTATGTATAAATGTTCAtttataaacaaaacaacaataaGAAACAAATGATAATAATTTAGTGAAAGATGTGctgtaaatgattagttaagTTCATGATTCACAGTGAATGCTCATTAGGTTTTAAAGTTATGCACTATTTAAAGACAGATGTAACATACTCTTTTATTTTTCACTGCCTGCTCGTGGTCTCgattttgcatatttttaataaaacgaTCTGCATGCGTCACAGCTATGGGAAATATCTGAaacatatttagaaaataagtgTTAGTTACATAAGTCCATGCgagcaaaaataatataataaaatgaattGGCCTTTGCATCATCtctatttaaatctttaaaccACAGATTACTTTTTACTGTTCTATAGAGAAGAATAATGGGACTagacttgaatatataataCAGCTCATATTATGGACCTTTACTATACCTCCTTCAGTCGTCCACTTGTGAAATACGGGGATAGTGAACTGCGGATTCTCTTCCATCTCTCATCTTGAACCATAATTATGCCATCACTTAAGGGGCCGGCCAGATCTACTTTTCTAATCTGTACAAAATTAGGATCTTTACTGGATCTTCAACGGTCTCTGTACTTTCGTTGTACAaaattgtgtgcgtgtgtgcatgtgtgtgtgcgcttacCCTTCTGTTAGTGAATATAGAATAACATTCTTTCACCATAACGGTTTTAATAATGTCCAGATCAGTGACCATTAGTATTGGCAGTCTTCCATCATAAATCCTGAGCAATAAAAGTAATATAGAGTAGTTTGCATTCACAGTGATCCAgtcatttaataaaataatagatgaTGTACTTTCTACAATAGGTTTGTAGTTTCttcatttatattaaaatttgAATAAATGTCATCTATACAGTGACATTACATTTCATTCCACTGTATTAATGTGTATATagttgtggtcagaattattggcgCCCCTGGTGCCTATGATCAAAGATAAATCACAAAAgacctacatcaccacatgttgtttgggagggtttcaagaaaaatccttcCTCCTCATCcagaaatatttataaaatatttcatatttcaaactccagcatattcaatTGTCCGACACAAAGAAAATTAGTgggtgaactgaagagaagcaccaacatggatctgggaatctgaagcatctggagagattctgtatggagcaatggtctctgatctcttgtcagatgttctccaaactcatcagtcATTGTAGAAGAAGAATCAGAACTATTATCATGGCAAAAAGTATTGAATAAAAGGTTTCCAATAATTATGGCTAGCATTTCATAATGTGAATTTCCCTATTTTTTCCCTACAGGCCTATTTTTtccaggggtgccaataattcggGCCACAAATGTATATAGCTGGAATGACAACGTTACATactattaattcatatttatataactATCAATTTGATGTAAAGGCTGACATTCTTTAAACAAAGTACATCGAAAAACTATATCTAGACTCACCCCCAAACTTTTCCATACTTCTTAGCACACTCCATATCAAAATTGCACAAACcctaaaatacatttgcatatggACAAATAATCAATGAATTAGAGTCATATTGCTCCAGCATCATGAGTAATGCATAACCATGGTATAACCATTAAGCAGTTGCATAATGAATTACTCACTTTAGTGTATGAGAGAAGTGTGCCAATGAAAGGCCAAGGTCTTGGTCCTGGAATGCCCAGTTTTTTGAAAAATCCATGTGGCCAAACACCGTAACTACAGTGTGATAAATTAAGCAATTATAACACTACAAACAAATAATAACTAAAATGAGACACATTAGATACAGATCGATGAATGACAGATAAGGattactattttttttctccttctctACTTTCTATAATAGAATGTAAATGCAAATGCAATGATGTACTCATCTTAAGAATGTAATTGGGGGCAgagatcaccaattcccccaatgctgcggcaaaAATGGTGGagaaatatcagaaaggagtttgaagttatcatcatctacagtgcattgtatcatccaaagattaaaagaatctggaacaatcttgTGCGTAAGGGTTaaggccagaaaaccatactggatgcccgtgatctttaGGCCCTTaaacggcactgcatcacatacaggaatgctactgtaatggaaatcacaacatgtgCTCagaaatacttccagaaaacattatgaacacaatccaccgtgtcATTCGCAATTGCCAGCTAAAACTATATAGataaaaaaagaagccatatctaaacatgatccagaagcgcaggcgttttctctgggccaaggctcatttaaaatggactgtggcaaagtggaaaactgctctgtggtcagacgaatcaaaatttgaacttctttatgaaaaactgggacgccatgtcatccggactaaagaggacaaggacaacccaagttatcagcactcagttcagaagcctgcatctctgatggcatggggttgcatgagtgtgtgtggcatgggcagcttacacatctggaaaggcacaaTGAATgttgaaaggtatatccaagttctagaacaacatatgctcccatctagacgttgtctctttcagggaacaccttgcattttccaacatgacaatgccagaccacttactgcatcaattacaacatcatggctgtgtagaagaaggatctgggTACTGAAATAGCCaacctgcagtccagatctttcacccatagaaaacatttggcacatcataaagTGGAAGAtatgacaaagaagacctaagacagttgagcaattagaagcctgtattagacaagaatgggaaaacattcctattcctaaacttagggtgtactcacactaggcacggttgccaTGAACTGGGCCTGAGTACGATTGTCCCCCCTCCCCACTCCCccgctggcctgcactcacatagggtttcagcatttgtgccggagcacgcttacgtcattatggtgcgacggtttcgggtttcagcattcgtgccggagcacgcttacgtcattatggtgcgacggttttgggataaacaggaagagcggcgctctctgaacacaatggagtccatctctctgttttctttgtggataattttgtgtcgtttggtccatggtggtccacagccctctcacagcctgttgtgatgtgtcgccttagtggtgcgaaaatgttcacgtaatcgtgctgctcgtattatgaggtttgcaaggtaccagctgaagtgcagcaaggactttgcagctttgattacggactccagcacggttagcgctcacactgcatgtGAACCGCGCCCGAATCCAACTGAACCgtgctctggcccacctcttccaagcgcgccagggccggctaatcgagccgcgtccgggcacggttcggagcactcacactagtcaaacgaaccgcgctttggtagtcaaacgcactcgggcacggttcaaactggctagtgtgagtaAAGCCTaaagcaacttgtctcctcagtccccagacgtttgcagactgttataaaaagaagaggggatgccacactgGTAAACATGTCCCAACTTGTGTTGATGCCttattttcccttaaaattatatattttctcaGCTTAAACATTTCATGTCATCCATGCTGCATTCTGAAAAAgttattgaaatttgaaacatcattgcattctgtttttattcacaatttgtacagtcccaacttttttgtaaACATgagcgcacgcacgcacatgtctggttcactatctttgtgggcaATCTCCAaaactctaaacctacccatcacaggaaacattctgcatttctacattttcaaaaatgtatgatttaaaagctttttgaaaattgtaggtgatctcaggttttactctccttatggggacatttggtccccacaatgtaatataaacaaggacacacacacacacacacacacacacacacacacacacacacacacacacacacacacacacacacacacacacacacacacacacacacacacacacacacacacacacacgtctggttctcTATCtctgtggggactctccatagacataatggtttttataccatacaaactgtacattctctccctctacactgcccctaccccttaacctacccatcacatgaaacattctgcatttttactttttcaaaaaaactcatcctgtatgatttataagccttttgaaaagtggggactgctggctggtccccacaatgacCACAATGATGGTTTTACTATCCGTATGGGGACATTTGAttcccacaatgtaatataagcaaggacaaacacacacacacacacgcaca encodes:
- the LOC137043687 gene encoding cytochrome P450 3A30-like, with the translated sequence MIDFPLSVTWTLVVLVITLLFLYGVWPHGFFKKLGIPGPRPWPFIGTLLSYTKGLCNFDMECAKKYGKVWGIYDGRLPILMVTDLDIIKTVMVKECYSIFTNRRIRKVDLAGPLSDGIIMVQDERWKRIRSSLSPYFTSGRLKEIFPIAVTHADRFIKNMQNRDHEQAVKNKRVFVAPYSLDVVTSSSFSVDMDSINKADDPFVTNIKKFLQFNVFSPLFLLILLFPPFANLLSKLGISLFSRSSMDFFYSVLRKIKDEHKESDGRVDFLKLMIQSQISDDQAKDSTSEQPVKGLTDHEILSQSFVFILGGYETTSTTLTFLLYNLATNPDSLEKLVEEIDTNFPLDSSITYDALMKMDYLEMAINESMRLLPTAPRLERSCKKTVEINGVTIPKDTLVGIPTYVLCRDPQLWDSPDEFRPERFSPDSKSEVNQYAFMPFGLGPRNCIGMRFALMIMKLLVVKLLQNFTVETCKETQIPLELNVAFQPKVPITLKFIPRSHKERDIIS